The Panicum virgatum strain AP13 chromosome 6K, P.virgatum_v5, whole genome shotgun sequence nucleotide sequence CCTACAAACTTATCCCATTTCAAAAGGTTTGAAAAAACAGCGTAAAACTATGTTTTTGCACTCATCGGACCGTCCGGTGATTAATCACCGAACTGTCCAGTGAATTCTCGGCGTTGTAGGCTAAGTCCCCAGGCTGAGTTGAACTCACCGGATGTTTTCTAAAACCCATTGGTGCTTCACTGGACGTTATAGCCAGTAGGGATGCCTAAACGTCTCTGGGATGATTTGTACTCACCGGACGTTTTCTAAAACGACTGGTGCTTCACCGGATGTTATAGGCAGGAGGGTAGTTTTTGAAGTCATGTTGAGGCACTTGTACTCACCGGACGTTTTCTATATCGTCCGGTGTTTCACCGGACCGTCTGGTGTGTGCAAGTGACACTTGGCGCGCTTCGGGGATAACACAAAAACGAGTTTGCAgctcccaacggctagtttttgggctGCAGCCTATTTAAAGGCTCCTCCTCCCCTCATTTCCTACCTTTGCGACCCTAAAACACTTCCATACACTCAAAGGTCACCAGCACCACCATTCCACACCAAATCTTGAGCTTTGGGCAAGAGACTTGAAGGGAAGAGAACTCCTTGAGTGGAGTTGAATCAAGTGAAGCCAAAGCttattactcttggtgattgcgATCACCTAGACAGCTGCGGTCGTGCCTTTCGCGAGCTCCCAGAGCTTGTGGGAGAAGCGGAGGAAGCCCTTCGTGAAGGGATTGTACATAGTTCGAGCTCGCCGTTCTGGAGCAGAGAAGAGCTACATCAAGAGAGCACTTGGTCCGCGGATCAAGAGGGTGGCTTGACCTTTGCGAAGGTCACTTTTCCAACCTCAATCCTTGCAAGGGTTGAGGCCAGGATCCTCACGAGGAGCCCGCGAGAGCAAAACCTTGCGAGGGCGCCAAACGAGGAGTAGGGGGTAGAGACCGTGTGTCTCCCCGAACCTCGAGAAAAAATGTTCGTGTCACTCCTTCTCCATTTACTTTTAGCATTTACTTTCAGCATTTTACATTCCTAGAATTGCATgcttggctataggttgcaaaacttttGAGCGAGTAGTTTGCTAAGATCACACTTATAGGAACTAGGGTGAATTGGGACTTGGTCGTTAGGATTTAATTTCAAGTTTCGAAATCAGTagtccaattcaccccccccctcctcTTGGACATCTTGATCCTTTCACCAGCTCTAACTGGCACGCTAGTTGACGGTGTTTACTATCGGTAACCCACCATAGGACAGACCACGTGAGGGTTTTGAGATCGAGGGGGATGCATGAGGAGATCATGAAGGTGTACAGCACAAAGGGCACAGCGAGTTAGACAGTTCGAGCTACTAGATCGTGTAATACTCTATGTCCTTTATGGAGCATTTGTGGATTGTATTGAGTGCTTGAGTGTCAAGAAGTGCGAGACAGGTTTCTAGGGTTCCCTAGCTCCCCTtatataggccaaggagctagGGTTACTAGTTAGCTGCATGGGAACTTAAACAGATTTCAATCCTGAGAATGGGGGAACAGATACCGTCGAGGATCCACCTCTATCCTTCGAGACCGAGCTTCCTTGCAGCCCACTTCAACTTTTGCAGTGTCCCGCAAGTGAAACCACTCGGCCCACATCTCAGGATGCACCTGAACCGAGTGCAAGAGGCACCTGTGGATATATGACACACACAGTGATAGACACTGCATCAAAGGAGATAGGGCTGAGACCCATCTAAGTCGCACACAGTGGCAACCCAAACCTATGTGATCgaagatcccgtgaattaggacctTCGGGAAAACAAACCGCTAGTGTGCCTGGAGAGTATATACTATACTACCCTCTCTAGTGAAGATGCAATACTCTCGTCCTGTATGGCAGGTACACGTTTGTCTTAATGTGTTTGAAAGGCTTAACAGCGAGATACCGTTCTATAGGGTATTCTTGAGTAAACACACCTATGTGAGCTCACCGTTGGTCACGGTTTGTGAGATGTGGGAAATCTCTAAGGAGCTCATGAGAGACATAGGAGTATGACTAATAAGCTCCAACCCAAAAGGTGTAGCCTTATGGCTGCCAAGTATCAGACAGATCCTTGAGTAAAATAAGATCATGCAAAACTaccaattcaaggcatagtccattggaAAGTTATGGTCTAACATAGCTCTTTGATCAAAGTAAATGTTCAACTTATTAAAAGTTTCCATCtcaatactggtatatcaaacaATATTTGATGATAGTTGAGAGTTGATCATGTTGTGTCCTTGAGGTTTGGtggagattgttggaatttaTGTATGGGCCTAGCCCATATGTGTCCAAAAAATTCTAGAGAAATCTCAAAGGCCCACTCATGCATGGTGAAAGTGGTGGGAATTTATTCCCACATGGTGAGCTGAGATAGAAGGAAGCCAAGTTATATAGCCAACCTCCCACCCTTCCTTGGATGGAAGAATGAGAGAGGAATATATATAATCACATGCATGCGCAAGTGTATTCGCGTATTTTTGCGTGCTGGCGCTAATTCTGTCTCAATCTTTTGTCGTTTTCTATCCTAATCTAACTACGACTTGGGCGTTAAATTTGGAACCAAATTTATAATGAGGTCTTTCCAGAAGTTGGTTTCCTTTATTCGTGCCAAGTCACCCGAGTTCTCTTGCTTTTATAAAGGGAAAATTGGTTGTGTACCATTGAAAGATCGCATCTTTAGATATATAGTATTAAAAGATTGCATCTTTGCTATGTACCTTGACCTAGACCTaagtgagcaagagagaaaTGGCCAAAGACTTAGGGAGGGCTGCTGCCCTCTCCCCTTCTTATTGTCCAAGTCTCCCCGGCTTTTGATTACATTACCCCTACTTAACATAAAACAACAATAAAGCCCGTAGGGCAAAACCAGAAAGATACAAGAAGGACGATCCGACGACGCAGGCTTCCGAAGAGGTAGCGTACATGCTACGAAGTCTTCAGATGGCCTCCACGTGTCCTCCGAAGCCTTCTAGATGCGGTTTTGGGAAAACCGCCAAACCTGGCTTGTGGGGGCAGTTTTGGAGGGAACCGCCAACCCTCTCCGCGTGGTGATTCTGGCTCATCCGCTTAGCCCGATGTCGCCAcatgtccgacctcccgccaaGGCTCCTCCTCGACTCGGCCGACGTCGACTCATCCCAGCCGTTGATTTTTCCTGAgataccaacaaactccacgccatCCCGCCTTGGTGCTAGGAGTGGATCGTAACGTGGCCCAGCattggcccaagcatctgggccgcccttctccactgCACGGTGGCCCGCCCTGGCCTCCGAACGCCACCGCGAGGTCTCCTGCCTCCGCATGGTCAtcgagctccctgccaccgcaacgccgccgcatggtgcaTTGGCATGCGCcacgctcttgtccaaaccagCTCGCTGCCACTGCGCCATCGGCGTACCTACACACCACAGCCCAACACACCACAGCCCAAGAACCGGTGCAATCTCCgcagagtcgcgactacacccTAGTTAGTCCACTCGccgtgttggcaatcactcatcacagaGTGGAGCAGGCCTCTACTGCCTCTCAGATGAACACCATGAGTACTAGAATATTTGTATGTCATGCTTTGATCACTTTCGTTGTCATGTCATATATAATTTCTGGAATTAAAATATGCCGTAAACTCCTGCTGATTTCAACAAGTCGCTCGTTAGATGAAGGGTGTCAATATGATATTCGGGCAAAGCAGTGGGCTGCAGAGACTCGGTGAAAGCTCCTCGGAGATGGAGCTCGGTGGCAGCAAGCTGACGGCTGTGAAGGAGCCGGAGGTGGAGATGGCAAGCATGGCGTTGTCTGTTGTCTGCTACAAATCATCACTTGATCCTTGTAACAGACCCGCTCCTTTGCTTTTAGCATCCTTTTTTTTCCAGATTGGTCTGCCCTTCACATTCATAAAACAGAGAATATGATGCTTTAGCTTTAGTGGTAAGGCAACTTTGATGAAAGTAGGAACGCAGCATCGCACGCGGTCCTGTCTGCACTACAAACACCAAAGTGATCAAAGGATCAATTAATAGTGTGGCTGAAATTAAAGTGGCATAGCAACAGTACAAGGATCGAGATGCAGCTTCTCTTTGGCATCTATCCTTTGAGTGTGTTAGCACCAAAGGGAATGCATCTTGTTCCTTCTCACCATATATCTATCTCTAAGCTGAAGAAAAGAACTCATTCAGCTCTTGCCTGCAAACCAAAGCACCTTTGTCTTGAGCACTCCGTTCATAAGCTGTTCTGTACACATCTTGCTGCTACACACGTCTTCCTTAGACTCAACCTTCCTGCTTATCAACACACATACTGTTCACAAACCAGAGTGTTGGGGAGTGAGAAGAGGGTCAGATGGAAGGGACAGGGTTGAGCTTGGGCAAGTCTGTGCTTGATGGAGCGCTCGGCTACGCCAAGTCCGCCATCGCGGATGAGGTGGCTTTGCAGCTGGGCATCACAAGCGACCATGCTTTCATCAGGGATGAGCTCGAGATGATGCTGTCTTTCCTGATGGATGCACATGAGGTGAGGGAAGAGCTGGAGCACAAGGTGGGCAAGACCTGGGTGAAGCAGGTCCGAGACGTGGCCTACGACGTTGAAGACTGCCTCCAAGATCTTGGTGTTCGTCTCAGGAAGCCATCTTGGTGGTGCTTCCTCCGAACGCTGCTTGATCGGCACCGCGTGGCCACGCAGATGAAGGAACTCAGAGCTAAGGTTGAGGATGTCAGCCAGAGGAACGTGAGGTATCGCCTCATCAAGGGCAGCGGCTCGAAGCCTTCTACTAGTGCTGGGCTGTCAACCATTGCTGGTGCAACAATATTTGGCATCGAGGAAGCAAAGAGGCAGAAAGACAAGGCAAAAGTGGACCTTTCCCGACTAATCATCGAAGGGAATGAGGATCTTAGAGTGATCTCTGTGTGGGGGACAAGTGGTGTTCTTGGTCAGACCGTCATCATCAAACGAGTGTATGATGATTTGAAGAGAAGCAAGAAGTTCAAGCTCTATGCTTGGATCAGGATTGCCCGTTCTTTAAGTCCAATTGAGTTCCTCCAAAGCATTATGAGGCAATTTTATCAAACCTCTTTTGAAGAAGCAGGGATGGCACAAGAAAAAACAAACATCGGAACTCAAGTTCTTAAGAAGATGGCGATGATGAAGCAAGATGATTTGGTTAATGCATTCACTGAGCACGTGAATGAGAAGAGCTATCTCATTGTTCTTAGTGACCTTGCTAGCATTGAAGAGTGGGATTGGATTAAGGAATATTTTCCGaacaacaaaaaacaaagcCGGATCATTGTATCCGCGGAGCACGGTGAAGTTGCAAGCCTATGCGCCGGGCAAGAAAGTGTGGCGTCCGAGCTCAAGCAATGGTCTGATGATCAGAGTATTTTTGCTTTCTACGATAAGGTAATAACAAATTTAGCTCTTCCTGTTCTTCTAGACCATTTCTCTGCTAAATAAAACTGCTTTAGCTAGTATTCTTGGAGCTACATTTCTGCTGTAACGTGAAATATAAAGGTACTGTTTGGTTTGTGCAAATGTAACGTGATCTAACGGCGCCAGGTAACACGTATTTAGtacctttatctttcttttaactAGCCTACAATCCGTGCTTCCGCATGGGATTATATTGTTAATAGAAATCTACATATTATAAGATAGATAAATATTAAATTATAACTAATCAAAATCACTAATATTGGTTCTATCTAATCTATTTATAGTCAAAGATAATAGTTACATAAACGCTTTTAGATCTTTATTTGTATTATCTGTATTTGATATAATTTAGTTAGCAATTACCACTTTGAGTTATTTCTTATATTAAGTTATTTTTATATTGGAATATTAGATAGTAAATTAAGTAGGTTTTCTTAAATAATCgttttataatggcagtgggTATAATCAAAATTTTGAGTTTGTTTTAAAAAATCTGTTATAATGGCATGGTGCGTAATTTACATGCAATATAATGGGGTTACCTTAAATCCTCTTTAATAATGGCATTGTGGCTAATTTACATGCAAAATTAGGGGTTACTTAAATAATCTTTAATAATGCTATGATGGGTAATTTTTGAGAAACAGAATATATCTAATGGCTGTTATTTTAAAGGCTGATGTATAGATAGCCGAATGCTTTTGATATTTCTGATAATTTCTAGGATTTATCTTTTTTCTTAGCGTGTTATGTGACAATCAACGTGAGACCTCTGTTTAAAGTCtttaattagtaatagtaagatatggTGCCTCCTTGCTTTAAACTGCCATTGGATCTTCATCGATATGGCTCTTATTTACTTCAACTTAACCAATGTGAGATTTATGCATATTTTTGCGCATGGCTTCCTCTTTTTATATGTGTTGATTTTCTCATAATACTCATTATATACTTCATATATTTGTTATTATTCATTGTGTATGAGGTTATTATATATGTTCTACCATTTATATCCACAGTTTTCCCCCTATATTTACACCATACATTCGCATGCCTTCAATAAGTGTTTagccaaaacattagtttacatATCTCAGCTCTTTCTATCGCATATGTGTTTAGCTAAAATCTTACTATCTTACATATGTTGTGATGAGTACAAAGCATGGAGGCTCCAAAAAAATTcgaattagtaatagtaagatttgtAAAAGAATATTTTAAACATGTACATATGTGCTTAGCTTGTGTTAACAGTGTAGTTAATAAACCATAATATTATTTTGAGTTGGAAATATCATATAATATGTGTAGGACTAAAAACATGACCAAACATATTTACTGGTGTCAGGTTTGTCAAAATCAATCCGCAATCATGGAGGTAGGGTGTAGCTCAAGTGAAGCTATACTCGGTTCGAACAACTCTGAAATGCCGACGGACAGGATTCATGAGGATGATCAATTGGTCAGCAAGAGTGGTACTCGCATTGGAACGATCACAAGTGCTTTGGAGGAATCTCAGGTTGTGGGTCGAGAGAAAGACAAGTTCGACCTTAATCAATCTAATTTCAAAGCAAGATGACCAGCAATCTTACATGGTGATATCAGTGTGGGGAATGGGAGGTCTCGGAAAAACTACTCTAGTCAAAGAGGTCTATCAAAGCCAAAAACTAAGCAGCATATTTGAGGAGCGTGCTTGTATCACGGTCATGCGCCCATTTGTTCTTAAGGAGGTCCTTCAGAGCTTAGCCATGCAGCTTGGGCGAGGTACAATAAAAGCAACAGAAATCAATGATGAATTACATAAGCGTGTTAAAGGGAAGAGGTGTCTAATTGTTCTCGATGATTTGTCTTCTACTGCCGAATGGGACTTGATAATACAAAGTCTACCCAAACTGGAGAACGCAAGCCGAATTGTAGTCACTACCAGAGAAGAGACTATAGCAAAGCATTGCTCAACAAACCATGAATGCATATACAGACTCAACATTCTAAACCATATGGATGCCCTTGACCTGTTCACCAAAAAGGTACTGATATGGTACAATCTTGCTCTATGTTTATTATTTATGAGCATCTTACTATCACAAAATAATGAATGCTCCATGAAGGCCCCAAAGCAAGCAGTACATGCTAGAAAAATATTAGAATGTCTCACAAATAATAAAAACATCTAATCATCCATTTGGTAGTATCAACAATAATAATCACTCTATTTTACTTTCTAAAAATATTACCAACCTTCTAAATTCGCATATGAATTACCCACCATGCCATTATTAAAGAGGAATTAGTAACCTAtaaaatttgtatataaattacCCAGGATGATATTATGAAAGATGATTTAACGTAACCCTAAGTTTGTTTATAAATTACCACAAATGTCATTATGAAAGATGATTTAAAGCTAACCCCATATAAATTATACAGTATTCCATTATGGAAGATGATTTAATGCAATCCACAAACTTAaaatgtaaattacccacatttatcaatataataGCTATGCATAACCACTTAAGTTTGCATGGAAATACCTAGCACCACCattattaaaaataaataaaatacccCCCATAAACACACATCTACTATTGTAAAAATGGATACATATGAAATGCGCCTATGTATATTTCTAAATTATCCAATTCGACCACTAAAAAGTAGAGTAAAAATTAGTTAAATTAGTGTTGTGAGATATAATATACTTTGATTCTCTCAATCTCAATCTAAGTTATTGACCATATTATAAACAAAGAATCTATACAATCACTTAAGTTTACATGTTATCGCATGCCTAATTACCAAAATTTAGTATTACACAACTAGATAAAATTCACAGCACATTTTTAGAATTTTCCAATTACTCGCTTATTCAGAAATAATAAATTTTAACAAATAATTCAAAGTGCTAAATGCTAACTAGAATTCATGATAGATGGGTACAAATAAAATTATCGGTCCATGTATTCTATTAGATTATGAACAAATGAGAGATACTAAATAATAGCAATTTTGTAATGCAGAAAATTTTAATGTTTGTATATGTTAATAATGCTAGCATGTGGAGAGGCACGAGGTTGATATTCTAGTGCCACTAATTACTAATGTATTATGAAAAAGGATTTTTGATATATATTAGTACCACTAATACTAGCTTCTTGCCCCTTTCGCTGACGGTGAGATTACTCACAAATACATAATCTTACCTAAAAATAGTTAACCATGTGGCAGGCTCAGGCCTACTACATTGACCCAATATCGGGTATAGGGTGGGCTTagcttatttattttttattggaTTTTGAAATGCCAACTAAACCTTCCCTAATCTTTGATTTGGTATAGGCATGATCAAATCCATAGACTTGACTCCAAAATTTCGTTAGCTCCTCACGGAAATAGTTCCTCTACTAAAAACATAAATTTCAATACAATAGTCTTTTTGCTATATTTGTCTATGGCTAGGACTCTAGGAGGATACGATTTAAAATGTTTTCTCATTGTAAGCTTCTGAAAAGTGTGGCTTTTGGTAAAATGACATTGTGTATTGTACTTTCCAGATAATGGAAACATTTCCAGCCTCTACAACCACAGGCATCCAAATTTTTACATAGGTTTTAGCTAAATATAATAGCTACGatgataaaaaaatttaataaaaataaaaggaagATCATAGCCTATTTCTTAGTCCTACGTCTGCTCTTGGCAAAAAATTCTGGAGCAATAATGACCTCTAGGGCCATGCTCACAAAATAGATAATTTCCCGTGCGTCCTCACAGTGTAGCTGCAGGATCGCCGGGACATTCGACCCAAGAGGGGGAGGACGTGAATTGGGTCGCTATTCGTTTTTTCGAACCTAGGGCTGAACTCTAGTGCATAGAATAAACAAAACACGTTCTACACATACTAGTTAAGTCTATGGTTTATATAAGCTCTAGAACGTAATGTGGCAAGTAAAAAGTAAAGAgtagaaagcaaactcttgagtAGACACGTGATGTAACATGGTTCGCCACAAAAGGCTGAGTCCACCGGACACCCAGATTCTACCGATCACCGTCTCGTTGAAGCCACAAAGGATTTCAGTCAGCAAAGGGAGGTGCCACCAAGTCACCGAGTCTTGGTCACCTCGTCACCATCCCTCTTGGTCACCCAGCcgaatccactacggagctttgAAGGTTCTTCTCGTCCCAGCACAGGATTTACATacactccacaccaagtaggAGCATCAACGACGAGTACAAGATACTTGCCATAGAAAGACTTCACTCTCGGGTGCTTTCACTAGAACTACTCCCTATTACATGCACTAAGCCTACTCTCACAAGAGCGTGCCAATTGCTGGATGGTCAATTGTGC carries:
- the LOC120711068 gene encoding disease resistance protein Pik-2-like, producing MEGTGLSLGKSVLDGALGYAKSAIADEVALQLGITSDHAFIRDELEMMLSFLMDAHEVREELEHKVGKTWVKQVRDVAYDVEDCLQDLGVRLRKPSWWCFLRTLLDRHRVATQMKELRAKVEDVSQRNVRYRLIKGSGSKPSTSAGLSTIAGATIFGIEEAKRQKDKAKVDLSRLIIEGNEDLRVISVWGTSGVLGQTVIIKRVYDDLKRSKKFKLYAWIRIARSLSPIEFLQSIMRQFYQTSFEEAGMAQEKTNIGTQVLKKMAMMKQDDLVNAFTEHVNEKSYLIVLSDLASIEEWDWIKEYFPNNKKQSRIIVSAEHGEVASLCAGQESVASELKQWSDDQSIFAFYDKVCQNQSAIMEVGCSSSEAILGSNNSEMPTDRIHEDDQLVSKSGTRIGTITSALEESQVVGREKDKFDLNQSNFKAR